In Jeotgalibaca arthritidis, a single genomic region encodes these proteins:
- the metE gene encoding 5-methyltetrahydropteroyltriglutamate--homocysteine S-methyltransferase has translation MTQTTIIGFPRLGAQRELKFATEKYFRNKISETELFQIGQTIRQDHWQLVKDAGIDLIPSNDFSFYDQVLDTAFLFNIIPDQVKNSSLSDLEKYFALARGYQGDKGDIKALPMKKWFHTNYHYLVPKFEEETVIQLSTTKIFDEFLEAQALGIQTRPVLIGPFTLLQLSDYGGQARADDFVADLVTAYQAVFRQLKDIGADWIQLDEPALVKDINPEEKDLFARLYQQLLADKADIKVLLQTYFGDVRDVYDVIVQLPLEAVGLDFVEGVKNVDLVASGFPDDKILHAGVVNGKNIWRNHYEQTLDKLKQLNVKSFVLSTSSSLLHVPISLENEEFPEKIKNHFAFAKEKLAELVELKEIVDHNRTDLLDQNTQLFAVERFSPNRKLAETIGKLSESDFTRQPTFYERLDLQSQLYGLPLLPTTTIGSFPQTKEVKQVRARFKSGELTEVDYDNYLAERTNDWLKWQEAIGLDVLVHGEFERNDMVEYFGQNLEGYLFSKNGWVQSYGTRGVKPPIIWGDISRSAPITVKWSSYAQSQTTKLVKGMLTGPVTILNWSFPREDISIRESTLQIALAIQEEVLDLEASGIRIIQIDEAALREKLPLRKSDWYSNYLDWAIPAFRLVHSKVQPETQIHTHMCYSEFSDIISSIEQMDADVISFESSRSNLSLLDDLQAQKFKTQVGPGVYDIHSPRIPSIKEITETIHAILAKVPKEKVWINPDCGLKTRGEFETKASLENMIAAVKLVREELS, from the coding sequence ATGACACAAACAACCATTATTGGCTTCCCACGACTGGGTGCCCAGCGCGAATTGAAATTCGCAACTGAGAAATATTTCCGCAATAAAATAAGTGAGACTGAACTATTTCAAATCGGTCAAACGATTCGTCAAGACCATTGGCAGTTAGTCAAGGATGCCGGAATCGATTTGATTCCGAGTAATGATTTCTCTTTCTATGATCAAGTCTTAGATACTGCTTTTCTGTTTAATATTATTCCCGATCAAGTTAAAAATAGTTCTCTGTCTGATTTGGAAAAATACTTTGCTCTTGCGAGGGGCTATCAAGGCGATAAGGGCGATATTAAGGCGCTCCCTATGAAGAAATGGTTCCATACAAACTATCACTACTTAGTTCCAAAATTCGAGGAAGAAACAGTCATCCAACTTTCTACTACTAAAATTTTCGATGAGTTTTTAGAAGCGCAAGCTTTAGGTATTCAAACTCGTCCAGTCTTAATCGGACCCTTTACCTTGCTTCAATTAAGTGACTACGGCGGTCAAGCTCGTGCGGATGATTTTGTTGCTGACTTAGTGACTGCTTATCAAGCTGTCTTTCGTCAGTTAAAGGATATTGGTGCTGATTGGATTCAACTGGATGAGCCCGCCTTGGTTAAGGATATTAATCCTGAGGAGAAGGACTTGTTTGCACGTCTTTATCAACAACTGTTAGCTGATAAAGCTGATATAAAGGTGTTATTGCAGACTTATTTCGGAGATGTTCGTGATGTTTACGATGTAATTGTTCAACTACCACTTGAGGCGGTTGGCTTAGATTTTGTTGAAGGTGTGAAAAATGTTGATCTTGTGGCAAGTGGTTTTCCAGATGATAAAATCCTCCATGCAGGTGTGGTTAACGGTAAAAACATTTGGCGCAATCATTATGAGCAGACATTAGACAAGTTAAAACAACTCAATGTTAAGTCGTTTGTCTTGTCCACTTCCTCTTCATTGCTGCATGTTCCTATTAGCTTAGAGAATGAAGAGTTTCCTGAAAAAATTAAGAATCATTTTGCGTTTGCTAAAGAAAAACTAGCAGAGCTTGTTGAATTAAAGGAAATAGTGGATCATAATCGCACTGATTTATTAGATCAAAACACACAGTTATTTGCGGTCGAACGCTTTAGCCCTAATCGTAAACTTGCAGAAACAATTGGTAAACTTTCTGAGTCTGACTTTACACGACAGCCTACTTTTTACGAGCGCCTAGATTTGCAGAGTCAACTATACGGATTGCCACTTCTTCCAACAACCACAATCGGTTCTTTCCCTCAGACCAAGGAAGTGAAGCAAGTTCGGGCTCGCTTTAAGTCTGGCGAATTAACAGAAGTCGATTACGATAATTATCTTGCCGAGCGAACAAATGACTGGTTAAAGTGGCAAGAAGCTATTGGTTTAGATGTTTTGGTGCATGGTGAATTTGAGCGAAATGATATGGTGGAGTATTTTGGGCAAAATTTAGAGGGTTATTTATTTAGTAAGAATGGCTGGGTACAGTCTTATGGAACAAGGGGCGTTAAACCGCCTATTATTTGGGGCGATATTAGCCGATCAGCTCCTATTACGGTCAAATGGTCAAGCTATGCGCAATCGCAGACGACAAAACTAGTTAAAGGAATGTTAACCGGACCAGTAACTATTTTAAATTGGTCATTTCCGAGAGAAGACATTAGTATTCGTGAATCAACCTTGCAAATTGCCTTAGCCATTCAAGAAGAGGTCTTAGACTTGGAAGCAAGCGGTATTCGAATCATTCAGATCGACGAAGCTGCACTAAGGGAAAAACTTCCTTTACGAAAAAGTGACTGGTATTCTAACTATTTAGATTGGGCAATTCCTGCCTTCCGCCTTGTTCACAGTAAGGTGCAGCCCGAGACGCAAATCCACACTCATATGTGCTATAGCGAATTTAGTGATATTATTTCGTCTATCGAACAAATGGATGCCGATGTTATTTCTTTCGAATCATCACGGTCTAATTTGAGTCTTCTAGACGACCTACAAGCCCAGAAATTTAAAACACAAGTTGGGCCTGGTGTTTATGATATCCACTCTCCGCGCATCCCTTCTATTAAAGAAATAACTGAAACAATTCATGCTATTTTAGCTAAAGTACCGAAAGAAAAAGTATGGATAAATCCTGACTGTGGTTTAAAAACACGTGGTGAATTTGAAACTAAGGCCAGTTTAGAAAATATGATTGCAGCGGTTAAGCTTGTTCGAGAGGAGTTGTCATGA
- a CDS encoding LysR family transcriptional regulator, with translation MRIEQLEYLEAIVKTGSINEAAKNLYLTQPSLSNAIKELEKEVGVQILLRSKLGVSLTEDGREFLIYARQILDNVHLLEERYQKNAVRKQALSISAQHYAFVVHAFVELIRSVDSEEYQFTLRETETENILKDLASFKSEIGILYLNAFNRQVLEKLFKDNDLIFTPLFVAQPHVFVGSQNPLIGRESVTLEDLEEYPYLSYEQGERNSFYFAEEILSTINHKKSIKVSDRATIFNLMVGLNGYTISSGIISSELNDDKIVAIPLEVDDSMTLGWLKRNKMELSPLAKDYIDILKEHIEQYGFEIINGE, from the coding sequence ATGAGGATTGAGCAATTAGAATATTTAGAAGCAATTGTTAAAACGGGATCGATTAATGAAGCAGCAAAAAACCTTTATTTGACACAGCCCAGCTTGTCCAATGCCATTAAAGAATTGGAGAAGGAAGTGGGCGTTCAGATTTTACTGCGCAGTAAACTAGGTGTCTCACTTACCGAAGATGGTCGAGAATTTTTAATTTACGCCCGGCAAATTCTAGATAATGTTCACCTGCTTGAAGAGCGCTATCAAAAAAATGCTGTCCGTAAACAAGCCCTGTCTATTTCTGCCCAACACTATGCATTCGTCGTTCATGCCTTTGTTGAATTAATTCGTAGCGTTGATTCCGAAGAATACCAGTTTACCTTGAGAGAAACCGAGACCGAAAATATTTTGAAAGACCTAGCTAGCTTTAAGAGTGAGATTGGTATCCTTTATTTAAATGCCTTTAACAGACAAGTCCTTGAAAAATTATTTAAAGACAATGATCTTATTTTTACACCGCTATTTGTTGCTCAGCCTCATGTGTTTGTAGGATCGCAAAATCCCTTAATCGGTCGTGAAAGTGTCACCCTTGAAGACTTAGAGGAGTACCCTTACTTATCCTACGAACAGGGCGAACGTAATTCCTTTTACTTTGCAGAAGAAATACTAAGTACCATTAACCATAAAAAATCGATAAAGGTGAGTGACCGCGCGACCATTTTTAATTTGATGGTTGGTCTAAATGGTTATACCATTAGCTCAGGAATTATTTCGAGCGAATTAAACGATGATAAAATTGTAGCTATTCCATTAGAAGTTGATGATTCGATGACACTCGGTTGGTTGAAGCGCAATAAAATGGAATTAAGCCCATTGGCAAAGGATTATATTGATATATTGAAAGAACATATTGAGCAGTATGGGTTTGAGATAATTAACGGAGAGTAG
- a CDS encoding bifunctional hydroxymethylpyrimidine kinase/phosphomethylpyrimidine kinase yields MKSDIETAAKKIQSLGAKNVFIKGGHRLDVADATAFLLLEDGSFEWLSKPRIDPQKIAGLAVISAITQAQELENAVRLLQKPFYLPPN; encoded by the coding sequence ATAAAATCGGACATTGAAACAGCAGCTAAAAAAATACAATCCCTTGGCGCTAAAAACGTGTTCATCAAAGGAGGACATCGCCTAGACGTCGCCGATGCCACAGCCTTTTTACTCCTTGAAGATGGCTCTTTCGAATGGTTAAGTAAACCAAGAATCGACCCACAAAAAATCGCAGGACTGGCTGTTATATCAGCCATTACCCAAGCCCAGGAACTAGAAAACGCCGTACGTTTGTTACAAAAACCCTTTTATTTACCTCCTAATTAG